tgttATGTAACGCTTTGGTTGCTACTAGAGgtacttttttctttcttttacacTTCTTTAATAGAATTAAAAAGTATGCAAATTTGCCCCTTAAGAAGTTGTGATTGTTATTCATAGTCCCAAAAGCATTAAAAAATGACCTTCAACTCTAACATTGTTGAACATGGTTGGATTAACATTTGAAATATTGTTGCATAACACGCATGTTAGTAGAAACGCTACCAATTTATGGATTCTAATGCTTTCTTTCATCGAAAGAtaataaattgataaatattaataGGTCGctttttttgtgtaattttttttaaaaaagtatgcAAATTAGTCAACTACAACTATATATAGCTTAATAATGTAAAAACAAGctctaaaaatattgaaattttgatataaatatcaCAAGATctttgtttgaaaatttaatttgaacaaATCAAATACCGAGAgatgtttatttcttttttttacatacacaatttacttttttacttaattaaaagaaagtaaagaaaatatatatgatttcaaaCTCATGAGAATATTAATATAGTAAGATCTATTTATAAACAATTAAACTTCTATAACATTTTGTtataacaattatttaaaaaaaaaaaatcaatttaacatTCTATATTCTATATAACAAAATTTtgttataacaaataaaaataacacgTTATGTAGAGATTTTATCGTATTTAATGTTTGACTATGTATTCTAAAAAACTTTTCAATTCGTTCtagaaattgaaaagaaaatttagAGCTTCAAAGATTTCTTTAAAAAGTTTATGGGCCTTTTCGTAAATTGAAAATAAAGCAAATTGCAGTCAATGAGGAATTTCGATTTCGCGAGACTATAAATACGGAAGGGGGAGAAATGAACAGGTTAGGTCATCATCATCAACAGTCTCAAAAAGATCGTAAAGTTTGCGTGTTCTTTCCCCCGTTTTTCTATGGCTTCTTCCACCATTAATCGATGGCTGAGGCCCGAGGTTCGTTTTATTCTTCCGCCATAGATCTCCTCCCttctctttccttattataaagatttttttaaaatcttccTATGAAATCAGCGATTTTTGATGGATTATTGGGGGCTTTTCTTGTTTTATGGTTGAGTGTTGGTTTATCTTATTAGATCTGATTGATTAAATATGCTATATTTGTGGTGGCGCAGGTGTATCCACTTTTTGCAGCCGTAGGCGTTGCTGTAGGGATCTGTGGAATGCAATTGGTTCGTAATATATGCACCAACCCCGAAGTCAGGTATCTATTCATATGCCCTCTGTATACATCTTCGTTTATGCCTTGTCTAATTTGTGTTAATTTGATTTAACCAACTTTAATTGGATACATGgtactttttgaaaaataaaacgaAGAGTATGCTTGATAAAATTCTCTTTTCAATCATTGTTTGCAAGAGTTTTTTTTGTCGAATTAAAGATTGTTATGTCAATACAAGAACTAGATCGGGCATGTATGTAGAGAATTTATGTGACAGCTTAGAATTTAGGCTTAGTTGATGAATAATTTGAGAATTCAAGGTTACTAACTCCATTGCTAGGCTGCCCAATCCTCCACCCTGTAGCCTGTAGATTATAGGTAAAGCCATTTTTCCCTTTTCATCCTCATAGGTAGAATGAATAATAAAGAAGTAAatagaaacataattttttaataaaattagtgATTGATCTACCCTTGATTTATCTCCCTAAAAACTGTATGCCTCCTTTATGTTTATTGTTTGTTTAGATGCTGATTGAAAGAATATATGTCTATGTGTGGGTTAGGGATGTATTCAAGATTTGAACAATATGGGTTCAATTTTCATGATTTTACTTGCTGGTTTCGAATTCTATTACTTTGGTActtatttagttaattttaaacCCACATACTTTGAGTGAACTAAAGCTACTAAATTTGAATGGACCAATTAGTAATACATAGATCCACCACTGATTGTGATTTACTTGAGTGTTCTTTGACAATCAATAATTCGATAAAGAAGAAAAGCCTCTAAGAGTATAACTGGTAGGACTTTAAAGCAACAGATGAGGTTACAATTGCGAGACTGAGAAACGGAAGAAGGAAAACCTGGTAAAATTTCTGTAATTTTGGATCAATTTTATTTGATTCCTTGTTGGTGGTACAAATTAAGTCAGTTGATCAACTAGTATAACATCTGCTAGGCAATGAAACCGCCCACATTTAAGTTGTGTCGTACTAGATTGCATCTTTTTTAGCTGTGGCAGAGTTTGGAATATTATGAAGGAGATAATTGAAAAGTGTGAATGCCACACCCGAGATTAGAACACGTGACCGGAAGCAATTTTTGAGCCACATTTGCTACTATACTAGAAGCTTCTTTTGTGTTAACGAGATtcccaatttatttatttgacatAAAATGTTTTACCCTATTTGCACGATATTATCTTTTGAAAGGTGATTCAATTGACCCCTACTGAACTCTCTACATGGAAGTTGCATCCACCCCCACACCCTACTGACCGTGTCTTCTTGATGTTTGCAAAATTCTCAGGGTGACGAAGGAAAACAGGGCAGCAGGAGTGCTGGATAATTTTTCAGAAGGGGAGAAATATTCAGAGCATGCTCTAAGGAAGTTTGTTCGAAACAAGTCTCCGGAGATTATGCCATCAATCAACGGCTTCTTCAGCGATCCAAACTAATGCCCTAGTCAAGTTTAATATGGATTATAACATCATTATTCTTTGTCCTCTTCTTTTCCATTGAATGAGATAGACATGAAATGCATTTTTCTGGCCTGCGATGGGCCTAAAAGATATTGAAAGAAACTTGAATAAATGTAATCAGAACCACAAGTTCCTCCCTTTTGACAGGGCACATCTTTTCATATACTATTGAACTGTTGTTTTCCGGAAGAAAAATTCATTTACTTTCATGCATGAATAGCACTATTTTGGATTGGGCATTTCAGACGTTCTGATGTATGATCAAACTGTGGTGCACTAGTTACAGCTTCAAGAGTTTGAATGAGAGCTTGGGACATTCTATTGTTGGAGCACTTTTCTCCGATTCTCGTTGATACACCGTCACCAACACTCAATTATGGCCCacttctcttttccttttaggCAAGAAAATCTTTTCCTTGTCCCGTATTTGTTTGCACCTCTTTAAACATTCAATATTTTTGCCAGTCCTTATCATGAGTATTTTTCATGAATATATCATTGGTCCAGCATTTGCCAATATAATCAATAGCCAAACAGGCTATGAGAAACCAGACGTCTGGCAGCCCCTTATAGGCCATTTGTAGAACAAGTATTTACATTGGACTAATCTACCAACTTATAATCAATCATACAAATACCTATCTTTGTGAAGCAACCTCTTAACTTGTTCTCTTGTTGAGTTGCTGTTTACTGGCTTTCTTCCCATGATCTATTACATAAACAACCCAACCTGGTCAAGGATTTTGCGTGAAAGTTGTCTAATCTTGGTGATTCTCCGGGTTGTCTGAGGTAAGGTGCTCCTAATCTGTTGGATTTTAAGGCCTTAACTTTTGAACCAAACTCTTCCGAAGAGATTTCACCCTTACCCAATGAGTCGATCAATCTTACAAAATTGAACCTGTCAGGGCTATTGGTCTCTCGAAATCCTTCAAATCTTCTATGACCTTGCGCAGCAAAAACACAACTTTCAAGGGCTACCATATAGTCTACAGTAGCAAGACGGTTTTGATAATTCTTGAAAGCCTTGGGGTCTTCATTTGTTGCAAGGGTTGAGTGAGAGAACACATTTGGGTAATGCAAACGGAATTCATCCATGCTGTTGTTACATAAATTTCCCCTGCAACAATGTATATTCTTCCATGATATCAAACTGCATAATTGTACCAATGCTTAAAACCCACTCTTCTactttaaaaacacaaaaacaaaaccTTCTTTTTGAACcaataaatatttaatcaaCGGGTGATAATGATGACCACaattgttattatttgtattgCTAATTTCTAGGTGTTATTATTATCGCCATCGGAGAAACTGTAATCAGACCCTATGGTGATAACACAGTCAGAGTTGGCGGTGGTGGTGCCACCGGTTAACATTGAGAATTTATACttgtattaatttatattataaatgaataaatttctaaattttcggtctataaattttctttattttccaaCAAAATACGAGTGGTAAATCTATATATTGATAGAGAGAGTTAAACATCAGTTATACCTGTACATGAGAAAATCCAAAAATATGATCAAGGTATACATGCCCATTCTGCAAATGTGCAAAGATCTAAGATTTACAACACGATTAGTTTAGCTCAGTTTGGAATCGCTTCAAGAGGTTTGAATACGAGTGAGGGAACGGGAACACAGATACAACATCAATGGTAGGTAGGTATTTGCCATTTAAAAACCTAGTAAGCTCATACGAGAAATTTAAGCATGTAGGAGAAATTGATTGTCTCCCATGGACCTGTGCACGAAACTCATCAAATGAAACTGGAAACTACAATGGCACCGAATATTACTAAGCATCAGGGCTTGGATATCACAAATTGATAATAAGCCGCACACTCAACTGATATGTATACAGGAGATATTCAACCAATTACCGCCATCTCTTAAGTGAGAGTAACATCATCAGAGATGTCCTTGTTGAATGTGTTTGCTACCcttctaaaataaaaaagatccAAGATGACATTAATGTTCATGTTGTTTGTGCAGCTCGTTGGCACCTTCAACCTGCCTCAACATAATGAGCAAAAAAGCTCATTTGGCAAATGGAAACATTTTGAGTCTAACAGTAGCTGAATTGGATAAACTGTACTTCCATTCAAGAAATGTAGTCTATCATGGGTAAGTCTTAAAATGGCAGAAGCAGTTGCACCTAGAAACCTTTTCAAAGTCATGCTAT
The Solanum stenotomum isolate F172 chromosome 12, ASM1918654v1, whole genome shotgun sequence DNA segment above includes these coding regions:
- the LOC125849071 gene encoding uncharacterized protein LOC125849071 yields the protein MASSTINRWLRPEVYPLFAAVGVAVGICGMQLVRNICTNPEVRVTKENRAAGVLDNFSEGEKYSEHALRKFVRNKSPEIMPSINGFFSDPN